A window of Candidatus Thorarchaeota archaeon contains these coding sequences:
- a CDS encoding Lrp/AsnC family transcriptional regulator, with translation MTSQREKIVEAVKKEHLTSIHVIADRLGLDAGTVREKLRTLVDEGELKGYITDDGSRFFRRDVEIKHKVKSTEEDVPPFMKFDPLPGRIAAAIGFIVVAVSLAGYLLSPDMETSNFMLIVLLIGIAIMLGGCYYLGTRKTPQ, from the coding sequence ATGACCTCTCAGAGGGAGAAGATAGTAGAAGCTGTGAAGAAGGAGCATTTGACTTCTATCCATGTAATTGCTGATAGACTCGGTTTGGATGCTGGGACGGTGAGGGAAAAGCTCAGAACCCTAGTTGACGAAGGAGAGCTCAAAGGATACATAACCGATGATGGTTCGCGATTCTTCAGGCGGGACGTGGAGATAAAGCACAAGGTGAAATCTACCGAAGAAGATGTTCCTCCGTTTATGAAATTCGACCCACTTCCGGGTAGAATTGCGGCTGCTATAGGTTTCATTGTTGTAGCTGTATCTCTGGCAGGTTATCTCTTGTCCCCGGATATGGAGACAAGTAATTTCATGCTAATCGTGCTGTTGATAGGCATCGCGATTATGCTGGGTGGATGTTACTACCTCGGTACAAGAAAGACACCGCAATAG
- a CDS encoding SDR family oxidoreductase, whose amino-acid sequence MADYDLDGKTAIVTGASSGLGEQFSYALAESGANVVLASRSIEELEANAEKIESDFDVEAFAVHTDVLKESHIMRVVNTAVDEFGKLDLMVNNVGNYVSKPLIKQTLEDWNYAIDLNLTSAFLGSREAAKVMIPKRSGVIVNMASTFAYGATQFPVVGYYAAKGGVVSLTKALAVELGEYNIRVNAIAPGFFPTDQSIDAMTNDEIRKNMIEPRTALPMLAEKEWIRGAICFLASDDARYITGHVLAVDGGWLAF is encoded by the coding sequence ATGGCAGACTATGATTTGGACGGAAAAACAGCTATCGTGACTGGGGCGTCTTCTGGGCTCGGTGAGCAATTCTCGTATGCTCTTGCTGAATCAGGTGCCAATGTCGTGCTAGCTTCACGAAGTATTGAAGAGCTTGAAGCGAATGCTGAAAAAATCGAGAGTGATTTCGATGTCGAAGCCTTCGCCGTTCACACTGATGTTCTAAAGGAAAGCCATATCATGCGTGTGGTCAATACCGCTGTCGACGAATTCGGCAAGCTTGACTTGATGGTCAACAATGTTGGAAACTATGTCTCAAAACCACTAATCAAACAGACCTTGGAAGATTGGAATTATGCTATTGACCTGAACCTTACTTCCGCATTTCTTGGAAGTCGTGAAGCTGCAAAGGTTATGATTCCAAAGAGATCTGGCGTGATAGTGAATATGGCTTCTACTTTCGCGTATGGTGCAACCCAGTTTCCTGTTGTCGGGTATTATGCAGCTAAAGGCGGGGTGGTTAGCCTGACAAAAGCTCTTGCTGTTGAACTTGGAGAATACAACATTCGAGTCAATGCCATAGCACCAGGTTTCTTTCCGACTGATCAAAGCATCGACGCAATGACTAACGATGAAATCCGAAAGAACATGATTGAACCCCGTACTGCACTACCCATGCTGGCGGAAAAGGAGTGGATTCGTGGAGCGATTTGCTTCTTGGCAAGCGATGATGCCCGATACATTACTGGTCATGTGCTTGCGGTAGATGGTGGTTGGCTTGCTTTCTGA
- a CDS encoding MFS transporter, producing the protein MLTRLQKIYYGMARFGPSTMLDMLDMATSLFYFSIQRLPAIYTGISMAMSYIAIMISELVFGNLSDRTNTRWGRRKPFVMIGAPGMAISFTLVFTPHLFLAQGDLVALFLYALVTQSLFKVFYGMTMTPFQSWMPELTEPEERPSVSQWQNIANFMGFVVGTFGTTLLAIESHQWGLPPVLVYMILAFIVIQIGGFILPLVGLKKEGKHIDQPNLLKDIGRALHDKDFVGWILAQGFLSIGFAMVIKSAFPFINDYLLFGTLEFVIFGAELLLVVFIFFMVWRWMIKHHGKGITLRIAMIVTALSLFLTLFVQTPLQGFLMIAIVGSGLAGYYLMPYIVYADFANKDEILTGESRAGFYTSFPSIPLNTFQAISVFLWGFVFSLPEVAQVPRAPSETVTLGYLYWGPIAAVFILLAVAILFQINIDPDFGALEKEYYGSIPGEDEQED; encoded by the coding sequence TTGCTGACAAGACTTCAGAAAATCTACTACGGAATGGCCAGATTCGGTCCCAGTACCATGTTGGATATGCTGGACATGGCCACCTCGCTTTTCTACTTCTCCATTCAAAGACTCCCAGCCATATACACAGGCATCTCGATGGCGATGAGCTACATCGCGATTATGATTTCCGAATTGGTTTTTGGTAATCTTTCCGACCGAACAAACACAAGATGGGGTCGTAGAAAGCCCTTTGTTATGATAGGGGCACCAGGTATGGCCATATCGTTCACCTTGGTGTTCACACCACATCTCTTCCTAGCTCAGGGAGACTTAGTAGCACTCTTTCTCTATGCACTGGTTACGCAGAGCCTCTTCAAGGTCTTCTACGGTATGACTATGACGCCATTCCAGTCGTGGATGCCTGAGCTCACAGAACCGGAAGAGAGGCCATCTGTCTCCCAATGGCAGAATATTGCAAACTTCATGGGTTTCGTTGTCGGAACGTTCGGCACAACACTTCTTGCTATCGAATCCCATCAATGGGGCTTACCGCCAGTTCTTGTCTATATGATACTCGCATTCATTGTCATTCAAATAGGTGGTTTTATTTTACCCCTTGTTGGATTGAAAAAAGAAGGAAAGCACATCGACCAACCAAATCTCCTGAAGGATATTGGCAGAGCCCTTCACGACAAGGATTTCGTAGGTTGGATTCTAGCACAGGGTTTCTTGTCCATTGGTTTTGCTATGGTGATTAAATCCGCATTTCCTTTCATTAACGACTACCTCCTTTTTGGTACGCTTGAATTCGTTATATTCGGTGCTGAGCTGTTGCTCGTTGTTTTCATTTTCTTCATGGTCTGGCGATGGATGATCAAGCACCACGGAAAGGGGATTACACTACGAATAGCCATGATTGTTACAGCACTAAGCTTGTTCCTGACTTTGTTTGTCCAAACACCATTGCAGGGTTTCCTGATGATTGCCATTGTTGGTTCAGGCCTCGCAGGCTATTATCTGATGCCATATATCGTGTACGCAGACTTTGCTAACAAAGATGAGATTCTAACAGGTGAATCGAGAGCAGGATTCTATACAAGCTTTCCATCTATCCCACTAAACACATTCCAAGCAATCTCTGTTTTCTTATGGGGTTTCGTGTTTAGCCTACCTGAAGTTGCTCAGGTTCCAAGAGCTCCATCCGAAACAGTGACTTTGGGATATCTGTATTGGGGGCCTATCGCGGCTGTCTTCATTCTTCTCGCAGTAGCTATTCTATTCCAAATCAACATAGATCCCGATTTTGGGGCGTTAGAAAAAGAATACTATGGCAGTATACCCGGCGAGGATGAGCAGGAAGATTAG
- a CDS encoding sulfite exporter TauE/SafE family protein has translation MQQLLLDILPIVIFAIAVGTIASMVGIGGGIINTPLLIIVFLLNEQAAPATALVAALFVAIASTISYARQNPSPIVPKAGLFLAITTIPGSLVGVALREIIPNDFILRLIFGISLFPVALKMLFAKRRGTSAEDMALFDFSDISHTRLAISLLGGFIGGAAAGLLGIGGGAVVVPVLTILMGMPIHGAVATSMFTMIFTASAGTARNYVGGHINPFFAIALGIGMIVGAQIGPRIACDVDAVGLKRVFGLVLVFPLVKMMKLGQIWLDPAGQSIMIATIGDIIIWLLIVVPIGLFRFYQIRKAGKEFIKEDDEECEVPAE, from the coding sequence ATGCAACAACTACTGCTTGACATTTTACCGATAGTAATATTCGCCATAGCCGTTGGAACAATCGCTTCTATGGTCGGAATTGGTGGTGGGATAATCAATACACCTTTGCTTATCATTGTGTTCTTGCTCAATGAACAAGCGGCGCCAGCAACAGCTCTGGTCGCAGCTTTGTTTGTTGCAATTGCAAGCACAATTTCTTATGCACGACAGAATCCCTCTCCAATTGTACCCAAGGCGGGACTCTTTCTAGCCATAACTACGATTCCCGGTTCCTTGGTTGGTGTTGCGCTGCGAGAGATTATTCCAAATGACTTCATTCTTCGACTGATTTTCGGAATTTCTCTTTTCCCAGTTGCTCTCAAGATGTTGTTTGCAAAGCGTCGTGGGACCTCTGCTGAGGATATGGCATTATTCGATTTTTCGGATATAAGCCACACACGGCTTGCTATATCTCTGCTTGGTGGTTTCATTGGGGGTGCGGCTGCAGGTTTGCTTGGCATCGGCGGCGGTGCAGTTGTTGTACCAGTCCTGACAATTCTTATGGGAATGCCGATTCATGGTGCAGTAGCTACATCCATGTTCACGATGATTTTCACTGCTAGCGCAGGGACAGCTCGAAATTACGTGGGTGGCCACATCAATCCATTCTTTGCCATCGCATTGGGTATAGGGATGATAGTAGGTGCCCAGATTGGTCCACGTATTGCATGCGACGTTGATGCAGTTGGCCTAAAGCGAGTTTTTGGCTTAGTTCTTGTATTCCCCCTCGTGAAAATGATGAAGCTGGGGCAAATTTGGCTTGATCCTGCTGGCCAGAGCATAATGATTGCTACAATCGGTGATATCATCATCTGGCTTCTCATTGTGGTTCCAATCGGTCTGTTCCGATTCTATCAGATCAGAAAAGCCGGGAAGGAATTCATCAAAGAAGATGATGAGGAATGTGAGGTGCCGGCTGAGTAG